Proteins encoded in a region of the Thermococcus sp. genome:
- a CDS encoding DUF123 domain-containing protein, with product MKGSYFLVIKLEEEKTIRTKGKTFELLPGYYVYVGSAMNSLEKRVRRHFSREKKLHWHIDYLLKEARLLRAYLIPSEERLEETLSVEVSKHGKPVPGFGAGDVKVNTNLYHFNEEPDGILVGILKNLGLSWKTVKRAEEIGK from the coding sequence ATGAAGGGCTCGTATTTTCTCGTCATAAAGCTCGAGGAGGAAAAAACCATCAGAACCAAAGGGAAAACATTTGAGCTTTTGCCTGGCTACTACGTTTACGTTGGCTCCGCCATGAACTCGCTCGAAAAGAGGGTCAGGAGGCACTTCTCGCGAGAAAAGAAACTCCACTGGCACATCGACTACCTTTTAAAGGAGGCCAGGCTTTTGAGGGCCTACCTGATTCCCAGCGAGGAAAGGCTTGAGGAAACGCTCTCCGTCGAGGTCTCGAAGCACGGGAAACCCGTCCCGGGCTTCGGTGCAGGCGACGTTAAGGTCAATACAAACCTCTATCACTTCAATGAAGAGCCGGATGGAATTCTCGTTGGCATTCTCAAAAACCTCGGCCTGAGCTGGAAAACCGTTAAAAGAGCGGAAGAGATAGGTAAATAA
- a CDS encoding geranylgeranylglyceryl/heptaprenylglyceryl phosphate synthase: MLEIGRVERYIHDRLKDGKLHFVLLDPDDVPPETAGKIAKMSEEIGVDAIMVGGSTGAEGEVLDDVVKAIKENSSLPVILFPGSHGGISRYADAIFFMSLLNSRNPFFITGAQALGAFQVKRYNLEPIPMAYLIIEPGETVGWVGDAKPIPRHKPKIAAAYALAGQYLGMRLVYLEAGSGAEKPVPPEMISLVKKVIDVPLIVGGGIRTGEQARRAVEAGADIVVTGTAIEKAGSIEKARKKLEELNTGIKG, encoded by the coding sequence ATGCTTGAGATTGGAAGGGTCGAACGCTACATCCATGATAGGCTCAAAGATGGAAAACTCCACTTCGTTCTACTAGACCCGGACGACGTTCCGCCGGAAACGGCCGGAAAGATAGCCAAGATGAGCGAGGAAATAGGCGTTGATGCCATAATGGTCGGCGGTTCCACAGGGGCGGAGGGAGAAGTTCTTGACGACGTTGTGAAGGCGATAAAAGAGAACTCAAGCCTTCCGGTGATACTCTTCCCGGGTTCCCACGGGGGGATAAGCAGGTATGCAGATGCTATATTTTTCATGAGCCTCCTCAACTCAAGAAACCCGTTCTTCATAACCGGCGCTCAGGCTCTTGGGGCTTTCCAGGTGAAGCGCTATAACCTGGAGCCCATTCCAATGGCATACCTCATAATCGAGCCCGGGGAAACCGTCGGCTGGGTCGGAGATGCCAAGCCAATCCCGAGGCACAAGCCAAAGATAGCGGCCGCTTACGCCCTTGCCGGCCAGTACCTCGGAATGAGGCTCGTTTACCTTGAGGCCGGAAGCGGAGCAGAAAAGCCCGTTCCTCCTGAGATGATTTCCCTCGTGAAAAAAGTCATAGACGTGCCCCTTATAGTTGGCGGTGGCATAAGAACCGGGGAGCAGGCGAGAAGAGCCGTCGAGGCCGGTGCCGATATAGTTGTTACGGGGACGGCCATAGAAAAGGCCGGTTCCATAGAAAAAGCACGGAAAAAGCTTGAAGAGCTCAACACGGGAATCAAAGGTTAG
- a CDS encoding antitoxin family protein, translated as MRKLGTVVEAIYDGETFRPVRKVKLPKGTKVKVIIGETLLDLMEEIEGIKVNANIEEVLEDVRGRKRVRY; from the coding sequence GTGAGAAAATTGGGAACTGTAGTCGAGGCCATCTACGATGGAGAAACGTTCAGGCCCGTGAGAAAAGTCAAACTTCCAAAGGGGACAAAGGTAAAGGTTATCATCGGTGAGACCCTATTGGACCTTATGGAAGAAATTGAGGGGATAAAGGTCAATGCAAACATTGAGGAAGTGCTTGAAGATGTCAGGGGGCGAAAAAGGGTTCGTTATTGA
- a CDS encoding M55 family metallopeptidase, which yields MRAFISLDLEGLPHIVSREHLFVKGALYAEARKIATEIVKVVAETLHHEEGVEEVVIADSHGPMVNLIVEDTPGYVKVVRGFPRPLSMVAGAKGSDFAIFLGYHAKAGSEKATFDHTYSSASIDKLEINGIEVSETLLNAYLLGEWGVPVAMVAGDKSLIETDVKEHLPWAVGIALKESFGRYSAMSPGIEGIRELLREGTVEAFERFKRGELKPLKTETPVEVKLRFLNSAYAEIAELLPFVERLGGKTVRFSAKSVEEAYRTIEILIFASAGVNSIVNR from the coding sequence GTGAGGGCCTTCATTTCCCTCGACCTCGAGGGCCTTCCCCATATTGTCAGCAGGGAGCATCTCTTCGTGAAGGGTGCCCTCTACGCTGAAGCCAGAAAGATAGCGACTGAAATCGTGAAAGTCGTCGCCGAAACCCTGCACCATGAAGAAGGGGTTGAAGAGGTAGTCATAGCCGACAGCCACGGGCCGATGGTTAACTTAATCGTGGAGGACACACCTGGTTACGTTAAAGTCGTGAGGGGATTTCCAAGGCCACTGAGCATGGTCGCTGGAGCCAAGGGCTCGGATTTCGCGATTTTTCTTGGTTATCACGCCAAGGCCGGAAGCGAAAAAGCCACCTTTGACCACACCTACAGCAGTGCCTCGATTGACAAACTTGAGATAAACGGAATTGAAGTGAGTGAGACGCTTCTCAACGCCTACCTCCTCGGCGAGTGGGGCGTTCCTGTTGCGATGGTGGCTGGGGACAAGAGCCTAATCGAGACCGACGTTAAAGAACATCTCCCCTGGGCCGTTGGAATCGCTTTAAAGGAAAGTTTTGGGCGTTACTCTGCCATGAGTCCCGGGATTGAGGGAATCCGGGAGCTCCTCCGCGAGGGAACGGTTGAGGCCTTTGAACGCTTCAAACGGGGAGAGCTCAAACCCCTTAAAACAGAAACGCCCGTTGAAGTCAAGCTACGCTTCCTTAACAGCGCCTACGCGGAGATAGCCGAGCTGTTGCCCTTCGTGGAGAGGCTCGGTGGAAAGACAGTTCGCTTTAGTGCCAAAAGCGTTGAAGAAGCCTACAGAACTATCGAGATCCTGATATTTGCCTCGGCCGGGGTTAATTCAATAGTGAACCGCTAA
- a CDS encoding magnesium transporter, whose protein sequence is MTVVKSAMGTSRTLRGKLGDAFLLSFPALFLCLIFDFVGGAVLGKNWDTIMSYFPILVFIMPGLMDLRGNIFSALASRFTTKLNLGLIENVRDSEVTTQIVMAILSSKIPLIVLWVVGLFLVHNLVQDVIVLLMVIASAIFIGVILGYGTAIITIIPFKKGYDPDLIAAPLISSLADLITMPTMVYFALLYLHHEDAFYVLSFTMLAILIALAFKAKFQKEHKRAFGELAAIIGAMALIETVTGGLLVKYEKIINAVIIVSVMWPSVNDSMGNFGSIIAAKVSTKIHLEGVEAVKSRETLYDFISLLILAPIIGYLTNLISMWVVVHYIHRPARILWNFVLGFPFVILVAMLIGLVVAILADKYNWDPDNVAIPVVTTLSDVIGTMFLVWVALSVI, encoded by the coding sequence ATGACGGTGGTAAAGAGTGCAATGGGAACCTCAAGAACGCTCAGGGGCAAGCTCGGGGACGCGTTTCTGCTATCGTTTCCGGCCCTGTTCCTGTGCCTGATATTTGACTTTGTGGGCGGTGCCGTTCTCGGTAAGAACTGGGACACTATAATGAGCTACTTTCCGATTCTCGTCTTCATAATGCCAGGCCTCATGGATTTGCGCGGAAACATATTCTCTGCTCTGGCATCTCGTTTCACAACAAAGCTGAACCTTGGTCTTATTGAGAACGTCAGGGACTCCGAGGTAACGACGCAGATAGTTATGGCGATTCTGAGCAGTAAAATACCCCTGATAGTGCTCTGGGTCGTCGGCCTGTTCCTTGTCCATAACCTTGTCCAGGACGTTATAGTCTTGCTTATGGTAATCGCCTCTGCGATATTCATCGGTGTTATACTCGGCTATGGGACGGCCATTATTACAATAATCCCCTTTAAGAAGGGTTATGACCCGGATTTAATAGCCGCGCCCCTGATAAGTTCCCTGGCGGATTTGATAACGATGCCGACGATGGTTTACTTTGCACTGCTCTACCTCCATCACGAGGATGCCTTCTACGTCCTGTCATTTACAATGCTGGCCATTCTCATCGCGCTGGCCTTTAAGGCCAAATTCCAGAAGGAACACAAGAGGGCCTTCGGAGAGCTCGCCGCCATAATCGGGGCAATGGCCCTCATCGAGACCGTAACGGGCGGGCTCCTCGTTAAATACGAAAAGATAATCAACGCCGTGATAATCGTCAGCGTCATGTGGCCGAGCGTAAATGATAGTATGGGCAACTTTGGTTCGATAATAGCCGCAAAGGTGTCAACAAAAATACACCTTGAGGGTGTGGAAGCCGTTAAGAGCAGGGAAACCCTCTACGATTTCATCTCTCTCCTGATTCTGGCCCCGATAATAGGCTATTTGACTAATCTAATCTCGATGTGGGTAGTTGTCCATTACATCCACAGACCGGCAAGAATCCTCTGGAACTTCGTCCTCGGATTTCCCTTTGTAATCCTGGTTGCGATGCTTATCGGGTTGGTCGTTGCGATACTTGCCGACAAATACAACTGGGACCCGGACAACGTGGCTATTCCTGTAGTCACGACTCTCAGCGACGTCATAGGGACGATGTTCCTCGTCTGGGTTGCATTAAGCGTGATATAA
- a CDS encoding type II toxin-antitoxin system VapC family toxin, with protein sequence MSGGEKGFVIDTNVIIGAFFYGSEYPQLKHSRDVLSKCRLALRLAFKRNLAVPMVAVVEVISVTKRISGDSELAIRLGNALENSAEIVPEDVIYPLAKKIASEVSPSGFDTYFLALAKSRGYKLITRDKSLCNHAREENVECLLIDDSLTEKEIEAFMGV encoded by the coding sequence ATGTCAGGGGGCGAAAAAGGGTTCGTTATTGATACCAACGTAATCATCGGGGCTTTCTTTTATGGTTCGGAGTATCCCCAGCTCAAACATTCCAGGGACGTGCTTTCCAAATGCAGACTTGCACTTAGACTGGCCTTCAAAAGAAACTTGGCCGTGCCGATGGTAGCGGTAGTTGAGGTAATCAGTGTTACGAAGAGAATCAGTGGAGACAGTGAACTGGCAATCCGCCTTGGAAATGCCCTGGAAAATTCTGCGGAGATTGTTCCAGAGGATGTTATCTATCCGCTTGCCAAGAAAATCGCATCCGAGGTTTCTCCCTCGGGTTTTGACACATACTTTCTCGCACTGGCAAAAAGCAGAGGATATAAACTGATAACCCGAGATAAATCACTCTGCAATCATGCTCGCGAGGAAAACGTCGAATGCCTTCTGATAGATGATTCCCTTACCGAAAAGGAAATAGAAGCGTTTATGGGGGTGTAA
- a CDS encoding DUF2095 family protein, with protein sequence MDGRKKKPVDDFAWQEYDREEFERRFPALARELEGEGIPIDAFRMDEEEGEREAEPRNFAGYEPTIIDFLRRCETDEEALEIINWMEERGEITHEIAKELRITLAKKGVRAFGPKKEWGWYERHGRG encoded by the coding sequence ATGGACGGTAGGAAGAAGAAACCTGTTGATGATTTTGCATGGCAGGAGTACGACAGGGAGGAGTTCGAGAGACGCTTTCCGGCTCTGGCAAGGGAGCTGGAAGGCGAGGGAATACCCATAGATGCCTTCAGAATGGACGAGGAGGAGGGGGAAAGGGAAGCAGAGCCTAGAAACTTTGCTGGCTACGAGCCAACCATCATAGACTTCCTCCGGAGATGCGAGACCGATGAGGAGGCCCTTGAGATAATAAACTGGATGGAGGAGAGGGGAGAGATAACCCACGAGATTGCGAAGGAGCTGAGAATAACCCTCGCCAAAAAGGGCGTGAGAGCATTCGGTCCGAAAAAGGAGTGGGGATGGTACGAGAGGCACGGGAGGGGCTGA